AATGATTGGGAGCATGGGGATGTTACGGTGGGGGAAGTCGAGTAGAAGAAACGTGGTGTGTCGAGAGGTTGAGGTTGGGTCGAGTGCGAGATTCGTGAAGAACAGAGTTAAGAAGGGAGATGGAGGTGAAGCAGGATTATTCAGGGTAATGACGGTGAAGAACAAGGAGGTGCATTTCGTATGTGAAGGAGGATGTGAAATGGCTGAGTTGTGGGTGAGAGGCATCAGATTAGTGACAAGAGAGGCCTTAATTGTGGAGCGAAAGGTAATTTGAAGGGAAGGGATTTTGTAGTGAATGTATATAATccggtgtttttttttcttttttaaaaaggtgtGTACTTCATCTCGAAGtacatatttttctctttccttctttgaatgatgtaaatattttatcttctaTTATAATATAGATAGAAAAAGTAGTTGGGCTAATACCGATTTTGCAGTTTTCTTACCTCTTTTAAggtcttctcttttcctcttaaaacttctcaaatttcaactttgaaattatgcctttttcttttcaaacctTAAAACTTGAACTTGATTCAGATTTCAAAATCAGTTTAAAAATAACCCTCAAatgtatttatgaaattgATTATTGAGATTCGAAtataattttacctttttttcaGTTTACATTTAAACTCTCAGTGAGATCTCGATCAAGATGCACAGCAAAGTTTgtacttgatttttttaaacctTATTAACATTTACCAAATCTTATTCCAAAGAGCTCTCGAAAGACCATATGGTGTGCTTTTCAAAATTCCACAGAGCAGATAAGTTTGAAGGTATTTCAACGAGTTCTTGGAAATGATACTATAGTTCTTTTGACAAATTCACCTGTTTAAAACGTGAAAAAGAACAGAAATACAACCCTCATTCAAAGTATCAACGGGAGGTACTAAAAAGCACATATACGGCTAGTTTCAGTAAAATCTTCCAATTGTTAAATCTACAAAACATCACCCGAGAATTTCATTTCGTAGAGGTTTCAAGTTCATTGCTTCCTACACTAcaagaatcaaaattgaaatggtAACTATTGAACCAGAGCTTGCTGACGAGAAATGACCATTTCAACATCCACTGTTACATCCCTCTCTGTGATTATAAAAAGCTCTATAACGGGACggcttaattttaaaaacaaattattagaATGATTCATCTGTCAAAATTGTGAactataaatttctttaaccTCCAGTGATCTCCTTCTCCTTTCCCTTGCACAGTTCTTCGGCTGACTTGATAAACTTCTTAGTCAATTCATCAACCTGAAAGCAAAAATGTAAcagtatttaattaataaaaagcaaaattgaaatatgatTTGATTAGATTCAACTTCTTCAACTCACTTCCTTTTCCAGCCTTTTTATGTCATCCTTTGGGTAGCTTGAGCTAATCTTTTTAACTGTATCCATGGCCTGCGAATCAACCACAAATCAACTCAGTTCTGTAAATGATGTGAATAAATGAAGTCCTATTACGACACCCTTGCTAACACCTAGGGCTCTTAGGACTATCTGAAAGACTTGCTAACACTTGTGAACACTTGCTAACACCTATGAGTTTGTGTGGTATTAACATAATGACTTCACGATCATTCAGGTGAAGTGAAGCTGGGGTTATTTTGTAAGCTAACATGAAACTTGATTGTTTTGGATACAAAGTAATGAATGAGGCAAGTGTCATAAAAATAATGCCTCTTGGGACTTCTACAACTATTGAGCTTACCAAACAAGGTACCTCAGGAACCAATATCTTTTATGCTCTAGATGATTACTAGCAAACATTtctgaaaattaattatatgaagtGAAGATGTAGCTAAAATAACCTTTTGGCGAGCTCGTCGTATGCTTTGTCTGGAATCTTCGCAACACTTGGTGACCAGCTTACACATAGCCTATAGAAATGTCCACCATATAGGCATTATAGAACCAAGAAAAGGATAACAAGGAAAGATGCAAAATGATTTGGAGAATACCTGGATATGTTCTTTGGTCAATCTGGTATAGCAAGcataaaaagagaaacatcAGGACAAAATATTTGTCGAAGTGTGAAGGTCAAGCTCACAGATACAATATGCTTTAACATTTAAAGAACAACCATATAGACAGTGgaagagaaacatgaaaactTACGGTGGAATGACTGCAATTAACCTCTCTCCGTCTACTCTTGGTGCTACACCTAAAGGAGATGATATTATAGCAGTTTCTAAATTCTTTAGTGTCTGCATAGAAGAGTAATTATCATAAGAATGACATTCCAAACACCACTTTTCAGCTAAGAACACTAACAGATATGTCGATAGTGTCTATGAATTCTCACATCAGGTAGAGTAGAAACAAAAACCTTGTTTCGGTAATGACAATAATAAAGCATAACTCAATTTGATACATTTCAAAAGTTGccaaagatgaaaatttaaagattacATGCAACATTTGCTCTGCTAAGTGAATTGCACAATCTATGGaatgtttggattgaatttctaattacttaaatatatgtttttaagcAGTCAAAAAACCAATCAAAGCAGGCCCATGTTCTCCTTACCACAAATAATCACGAACATGAGAAATTAACCACATCTcatgatgaagaaaaatgataaaataactTAAGAAGAGGGTTTCGTAAGGTGATTACACTGGGATCATAAGGATTTATTGACAATGTTTTAGAATCCAAGACCGATACAGCCGCAATCTGATTCAACGGCAGCTTCACACCTGAAGTTTCTACTATAATGTGGTCAAGCATTCCTGTAAGTACAGTGTAAGAGATAGTGTAAGCAATCACAAGGGCAGGCTAAGACAATAAAACCTTGAAGTGTAAATGTTAGATAAATACGACAGTGAATGTACCAGGTGATGCCCTGCCCGTTCGAAGCTTGCTTAATTCTCCTGATAATGCAACTATCGAAGCCTCCATTTGCGAGCTAGCGTTTGCTTTAATCGTGGGTCGAATATCAGGCAACGCCTCAGCCATACTTgtagaagattcatcttccCAAGTTCccaacacaaaaaaaaaaaaaaaaattaaagcgATTCAAAACCGGAGCAGGAGAAACATGGAcagaataaataatatattcaaCATGATCGTTACTTGATTTTCGGCCTTTAGCAAAACCCCGACGAGTCTCTCGGATGAAATCtggaggaggaagaggaaatcGGGGAGAGGTGTCGGAGGTCCATGAGTGGGAGAAATGGTTGACAGAGAAGGAAAAGTTACAGGTTTGATTTGCAAAATTACGGAGAAGGATGAAATTTCTGTAGGAGAAGGAACGTTTGAGAAAGATAGCCATTGAAGTAGAGGTTCATGCTCCAACTGATGGAACCACCAAACTTATTTCTTCGATTCGATGTTTTCTATTTAGGGTTTTTCGTAAAACCCAACGCTCCACGTTTTTACCTTTTAActattcattttattgtttttgatgacatgaaataagaaaacaaatatagttgtgaatttgaaaacaacttcTCATGGTAGCACAATTTCAATAAAGAAGTTAAGAAAATGTAACAACTTCAATATATAACAACCAACCATATCTCTTTTAACACTATTTTACTCATACCATACCATTCTCTAGTTTTTTGCtataacttaaatattttaaattttgctatatcttaaatattttaatttattttgttattttaaaaaatattaatttataaatataacaaaatgtcatatttttttatatttatatttgattaatgTAAAATGGGGAAgcatattattaaatatcaatttgtttttaatgcatttatgatatattaaaaactcaaccgtttgagtttaattttttttttataaaaaaaataattaaatgacaaaataattttttgtatgaaCAATTTatctttagaaaaatataatatatgacaATTAATTACTCTGTCACATACgttgaaatattaatattttaccatatgtaaatgaaaaataaaattctaactattcatgaaattattaataacGAAGATTACTTTTtcgaaaagaagaaagacgaaaaatagagaaattacGGTCGGCTTATACGGATCCGATGAACCGATTGCAAAAGGAAACCGTCGATTGCTGTCGGTTGATTTCGTCtaccaacaaatttttttaaaagaacgCTTTGCCTTCCGCCTCtctatttatcaatttttcggtttttcccccaaaattttaataaaattccaTTTCAGACACATTTTCCATTTCCGATTATTACCCTTACgagttttcttattaatttgtaataatttttaaaaaatgtttcgGTTTATTGATGACTTCAAAGAGTCACCAgcactcttcttcttcttcttcttcttcttcctcaaattTGCATGAAAGTTTTGTACTCATTTGAATTTCAGAGCTGAAGCTTCACTGCCCTTTGAGCTATGTTTCACTCACACTGCCTTCTTTTGAGGAAAGGCCCATTAGGTGCCATTTGGCTTGCTGCTTACTGCTTCAAGAAGCTCAAGAAATCTCTGGTTATGGAAACTGATATACCCTTCTCCGTTGGTTCGTTCTTCcctttcctttgtttttttcctttttcctgtAATGTTATTTCCCTCTCCATTTCCACATTTCTGATTTGGGTATGGGGGGAATGTATCCTCATATTGAGTCGTTTACTGATGTTATTTCATTGTGCCTATTTTTTGGGTTATGGAGTTGTTTCTTAATGAACAAATGATTCTTATTTCCTAACATATTGTGAATATATCTTGTTTTCTATCACCAATTTGTGTGGTAGACAGTGAAATCGTTGATTACTCGTTGTGCATTTGTgaatttgattgttgttgtttgtttttttttttgtgaaattcTTTATTAGTTATCCTGCTAGAGTCTGTCTAGAGAGGGAAATACTGTTGTATAGAGTTtctgaaatttcattttatattcgGTTTGGATTTATGATTATAGCAGATTGTTTCCTTCACTTGGTTGCCCGATTTCTAGAAAACCTAAAATGTAAATAGAAAACTATTGGGACCTTCCTCACGTGTCAGAGTATTTTGTCTGGTTTTGGACTTAATgttccacttttttttttattaggaaTATATGCGTGAAAATAATTGGGAATGAATGTATATGTTTACACATGAAAACGTGCAATGCAAACCGCCATGGAATCGGTGGTCGAAAAAGGAAGTTGAGATGTAGATTTCGGGGTTTTGTCGATGAATGGGTTGATAGAATGTTATGAATTGCTTTTCCAGCTTGTCTTGTataaacctttttaaaaattgtaacgACAGTTATTAGAAGGCGACCCTTCAAAAGGTCATCAAGTTTTGATGGAAGAAgaacttctatttttaaaacttgaaagtAAAGCtacccaacaaaaaaacaaggGGAAGCGATGATTAGAAACAAATGTCAAGCAACCATCATGGCCAACGGTTGACCTAGTAGTAGAAAGGGGACATAATAAATGATTAAGAGGTTGAGGGTTCAAGTCATGATGATCACCTacttagaaattaatttctacgaattttttttatccccaaatgttgtaggatCAAGCGGGTTGTCCCATGAGATTAGCCGAGGTGTGCGTAAGTTGGCTTAGACactaacaaatattaaaaaaggaaaggaaatgaaTGTCAAGCAGTCTTGTGTTTGCTTACAAGTTTCCAGGTGGTGATATTGTGGTCTATGGACAATGCATTCCACTGgtagtataataataataaagtcgGCCAGAGGGCCTAGCCAGCATGAATAAGAGACGGACAAACTAGCATCAGTGTGTGATTTCAAAGTGATgacaaataagagaaaatggatCTGTATACTATAGAGAGCTCAAGCATAGTCATATATGGAATCCCTATATGGCTATATACTTGTAAAGACTATGTTTGTAACTGTCATTTTCTAACTCTAAGTTCCGATCACCTTTTTCCCTCTATACTATACATGTTTCTGTGTGTTCGTAAATTTTAGATGAGTTGAATGTTGTCACACAGAGTCTAGCCCTTATATGTTTATTTCAATGAAAAGGCTGACGCCCCTTCTTTAGGGATCCATAATCTGAActaaattttagttcaatctcttttttctttcctccgATTAGTGAGGctgtatatttttaaatgatctGTTTTATCCCTTTTGAATCTGGAGTTGCATATACACACCTTTCCTCCTCATTTTCCGATTGTTATTGCTCTTATCTATTGGTTCTGATTGCTCTTTCTCCTTTGTAATGAATTTATTGCCGTATGTAGATAAAATCTTGCAAGACGAACTAAATGCTGTGACATATAGAGTAATGGCCTACCTCCTCCTTGGCATTGCCCGGATATATTccaaaaaagttgaatatcTGTATACTGACTGCAATAAAGTGCTGACTGAAATCAATGAATTTGTGGTCAGAACAAAGAATAGCACAAGAAAGGGAACTAAACAAACACCTTATTATGCTATTACCCTTCCTGAAAGGTTTGAACTTGACGAATTTGATCTGGGGATTATTGAGGATCTTACTGGGTAGGCTATTTAATTGAGCTAATCTCTGTGTTAGGCTTAtcttattatgttttattatcatcatttttAACTCGACGTTCCCCAATTTTTTAGAAGTCACACGGTATCTCATGAAGAGATCACCCTTAAAGGTATGGTGTTTATCTTACGTTCTTCtgctaatattttttctaataacaaTTCTTTTATGTATCTCATGTAATTTTTGCAGATAATATATGGAACAATGACATCGTGCTGTCACTTGATCAGGTAAGTCTTTCATCATCATGTTTAACACTTAAATGAGTcatatctaaattattttgacaataagtgtttatttataaatattcgtTAATGACTTCTGAGATACCTCTAATCAATTTAACAGTCTAACTTTAGAAGTTCAAATTTGATCAAACGTGCATATTGAtgtagttgaaaattttatctaCGCTGTTGCAGAACCATGACCAGGAAATCACTGCACTTCACAGTGTACGCTGTTCTGATGATACCATATTCGAAGAGTATGTAGGCCAAGCTACTCTGTAATTTCCTTAACTTCATTTTCAGTCTATGTTGGGGAGAAAGATTTTAATGTTCTTATTGCTCCAGTGTCTTTTCACCTCACCTCAAGGAAATTGAGATGCAGGCAAGCACATTACACCACTACATTATGCCAGAAAAATGTCAAGTTAGTACATTATCTGATGAAGGATATGAGGTTGAGGTATCTACTACAATAGAGAGTGCAGATGTCAAAGCAATTGAACAATTTGATGAAGATCGTCGATctgatgaagaagaaacgtGGAAGGAGAAAATGCTGCAGCATGGAAATGTAGTTCCTGAAGCAAGCACTGAAATGGTTTTGACAAATAGCTTTTCTTATGAAGAAACTGTAACTGTCAAGAcagtttctatcattgatagagaATCTTCAAAGAATAAGAAATTCTCCCACGAAGGTTGTCATAGTGAGGGAATGTACAGGGAAAGAATTCAATCAGATGatgaaattaagttttttaatgGAGGCAATAGTATCAACACCTCAGAAAGAAGCATGGAGAAACTTAGAGATAATACTATAACTTTACTGGACAGCATGGATATTGATATGTCCTTGGGTGCACCAATCGAACCGATGAAACTTATAGGAATGGGTAGTAGGGAAGGggataatttaaaatttcctGAAATGCAATCACCCGAAATGAAAGACTGTGATGGTTCGAGGAATGATCAACTTTCTATTTCACTTGATGGAGTGTTTGATTCCAAATCTCCAGATTTTACTGGTGGGTAAAATTTCTCAACCAAGTTCCATCATCTAAATGATTTGCCTACAATTTTGTCCTGTGTCATATTCTCCAATATTTCTGAGTTGAACAGAAgcccttttttcttcttctgacTACTAGAATCACGTGTTTCCGTAATCTATTTAGTGGAAATTAATATTACTTGGCAGTTACAAATGTAGGCCTTCTGTGTAAATCATTTTCCCTTCTCCATGTAGGTACCAAGACACCTGAGTTTACAACAATTTCAACACCAGCTAATAAGGAGAGACCTCGAACAtcgagaaaaagaaaatgcattgTTGATGATACTATAGTGTTACCTAATGAGTAAGTTGCCGTAACATCTATAAGTTAGATATTGCAAATGTTCAATGGTTGCTTTTGATTCCCAACCAATGTGTTTTCAACTGATTTTGCGTGTTTTGAGGGTCTCAATCCTAGTGTCTTTTGAAGGgattatcaaaataaactgGTTATGGATAGAAATTGAAGAGAACTTTGCCATAGTATTTCATCTATGGTAATGTTAAATGTAGAATTTTTACATGTTGCTCGCATTTGTTTGATCATAGCTAAAGTGACTAGTGTTTTGCCTCATAAGTTAAAAATCAGAAGCCTTATTTTCCCTATATAGTTTTAAGTTGCCTCTTTGGGACATCCGATAAAATCGGAATGATACAGAGAAATTATCAAGGCCCCTGTGCAAGGATGGCCTTATATAGTTCTATGTTAGATCAGACTTATTGGTGAACTATTATCTTCTTTTGAGACACAAATGAGATAACACATTGGTAAACTATGTTAGGGAACTTAAACGAAGCATACGCGATGCTAGGGACTTGGtatcaaaaagaagaaaatgtcCTTGTAGTGCTCTCACTGCCTGGAAGGCTAGTCAAATTTCTAGACTCTCCTTTGGCTTCTCAATGCCTTTGATGTCCTGTAAGTTTATGAGGTTCATGTCTTCTTGATTGGGTTTTTGAAAGTCGTTTAATCTTGAAAAGCAAAAAGCAttgaattttaagtttatcTACAGGTGTTTCGCCTGAGCTTAGATCCCTTTCTGTGACTGGAGTgaatatatcaaaatctacTGAACCTATGAAATCTCCTGAAAACTTGGATGTTCCGAGTTCTTCAGCTTTTCATACGTTAGTGAAAAGGGATAGCCCCGTCACAAATTTCGAAACTGGAGAACATTCAAATGAAGCAGATATTTCTGGATCTATAGCTGCTACCTACAGATCAGAGCAAATAACAACCTGTGTGGATAGAGTTGCAGTTTCTGAAGCTTCTGTCCCGGAGTTGTCCACATCAGAACCTCAAATTTCAGATGGACTCGAGCAAATAGCAATAGCACCTGGCACACCTGTTCGGTGCTCAACATCAGCTAGATTATTTAGGAGTCCAGATAGCCCTAAAGTTCCTAACTTGAATGCAGTAAGGCTTGTGATCTTTTAGGAATTGTATAcagaacaatttttttttgtcaaccCTAGGTATTCAAATCTTCATTCATGTCTTGAACGAGtgaatattatttattcttgtAGATTGGATATCACCTTGTGTTATTTACTTAAAGCCGAAGTATAAGCAATTTTTTACAGTTTTTATATTAGATATTTGTCAATATATTGTTTGACGATTCCCAATTTCCCTCTTTGTCCAGCAGATAAAGTTTTGTGAAGTGGATGAACTGGAAACTGGTAAGGAGCATCTTCAAGCGATTTTGTTATGCTATTTAGGAATCTCTTTATAGGTTGTATGTTTAATtactggtttttttttttttttttataaatatagatgGATGGTCTGGGAGAACCAGGTAAAGTGTATTGATTTGGGTTCACGTTTCTCAGGGGTTCTTCATTTCATTCTCACTTGCTTTTAACTCATTAAACCTCTGATGCTACAGAATGGTTGCTGAATATCTTctccaaaattttacaaatcaaCGGATACAGAGTGTGAAAGAGGCTGTAAATTTGTCACATCTTCTAAGCAACAAAACGAGAAAAGAGAGTGCTGGTTTATTCTACGAAAtattggtatttttcttcttcttctttccctaTTGTCTCCTTGTTTCAATCCTTTGAGCTCTTTGTCTGGTTCTTCATTTTCCCTCTTGTGGTTTGATTGATAGTACATCTTGAATTTTAGATATATAGGTGGCAAGGAAATTTGAAGCACTTTAGACATGGGCATTGTTACagaattttatagaaaaagttaACGCTCTCTCATCTGTACcgaatattttaatttaacaaaaagttcCAAATTCCAAGCTTCTAAGTTTCTTATAGAAGCATACTAAGATCCTCTGAATTCTGGAAAATACAAGAGAATAGAAACTTGACTTTAAAACAACTACTAAAAGTTCAAACATCACAATCACCAAGCCTAACAAAAATCACCTCTTGACCCATCATCATTctgtagttttttttgtaaaaaaaacagaaacatgTTGCTTATAGTAATCCATTACAATCTTTGGTGTGAAGGGATGACATTAAAGCATGGTGTTGCAGgtattgaaaacaaaaaactgtGTGGATGTGAAACAAGATTGTGCCTACGGTGATATCTTAGTATGGAAACTACCAAGCTGGGGCACAGCCTTTGGATCTGGTTTGTCTATCAT
This DNA window, taken from Cucumis sativus cultivar 9930 chromosome 6, Cucumber_9930_V3, whole genome shotgun sequence, encodes the following:
- the LOC101216947 gene encoding uncharacterized protein LOC101216947, producing MAIFLKRSFSYRNFILLRNFANQTCNFSFSVNHFSHSWTSDTSPRFPLPPPDFIRETRRGFAKGRKSNESSTSMAEALPDIRPTIKANASSQMEASIVALSGELSKLRTGRASPGMLDHIIVETSGVKLPLNQIAAVSVLDSKTLSINPYDPSTLKNLETAIISSPLGVAPRVDGERLIAVIPPLTKEHIQAMCKLVTKCCEDSRQSIRRARQKAMDTVKKISSSYPKDDIKRLEKEVDELTKKFIKSAEELCKGKEKEITGG
- the LOC105435734 gene encoding sister chromatid cohesion 1 protein 2 isoform X4, which translates into the protein MFHSHCLLLRKGPLGAIWLAAYCFKKLKKSLVMETDIPFSVDKILQDELNAVTYRVMAYLLLGIARIYSKKVEYLYTDCNKVLTEINEFVVRTKNSTRKGTKQTPYYAITLPERFELDEFDLGIIEDLTGSHTVSHEEITLKDNIWNNDIVLSLDQNHDQEITALHSVRCSDDTIFEDVFSPHLKEIEMQASTLHHYIMPEKCQVSTLSDEGYEVEVSTTIESADVKAIEQFDEDRRSDEEETWKEKMLQHGNVVPEASTEMVLTNSFSYEETVTVKTVSIIDRESSKNKKFSHEGCHSEGMYRERIQSDDEIKFFNGGNSINTSERSMEKLRDNTITLLDSMDIDMSLGAPIEPMKLIGMGSREGDNLKFPEMQSPEMKDCDGSRNDQLSISLDGVFDSKSPDFTGTKTPEFTTISTPANKERPRTSRKRKCIVDDTIVLPNEELKRSIRDARDLVSKRRKCPCSALTAWKASQISRLSFGFSMPLMSCVSPELRSLSVTGVNISKSTEPMKSPENLDVPSSSAFHTLVKRDSPVTNFETGEHSNEADISGSIAATYRSEQITTCVDRVAVSEASVPELSTSEPQISDGLEQIAIAPGTPVRCSTSARLFRSPDSPKVPNLNAQIKFCEVDELETEWLLNIFSKILQINGYRV
- the LOC105435734 gene encoding sister chromatid cohesion 1 protein 2 isoform X3 gives rise to the protein MFHSHCLLLRKGPLGAIWLAAYCFKKLKKSLVMETDIPFSVDKILQDELNAVTYRVMAYLLLGIARIYSKKVEYLYTDCNKVLTEINEFVVRTKNSTRKGTKQTPYYAITLPERFELDEFDLGIIEDLTGSHTVSHEEITLKDNIWNNDIVLSLDQNHDQEITALHSVRCSDDTIFEDVFSPHLKEIEMQASTLHHYIMPEKCQVSTLSDEGYEVEVSTTIESADVKAIEQFDEDRRSDEEETWKEKMLQHGNVVPEASTEMVLTNSFSYEETVTVKTVSIIDRESSKNKKFSHEGCHSEGMYRERIQSDDEIKFFNGGNSINTSERSMEKLRDNTITLLDSMDIDMSLGAPIEPMKLIGMGSREGDNLKFPEMQSPEMKDCDGSRNDQLSISLDGVFDSKSPDFTGTKTPEFTTISTPANKERPRTSRKRKCIVDDTIVLPNEELKRSIRDARDLVSKRRKCPCSALTAWKASQISRLSFGFSMPLMSCVSPELRSLSVTGVNISKSTEPMKSPENLDVPSSSAFHTLVKRDSPVTNFETGEHSNEADISGSIAATYRSEQITTCVDRVAVSEASVPELSTSEPQISDGLEQIAIAPGTPVRCSTSARLFRSPDSPKVPNLNAQIKFCEVDELETDGWSGRTRMVAEYLLQNFTNQRIQSVKEAVNLSHLLSNKTRKESAGLFYEILG
- the LOC105435734 gene encoding sister chromatid cohesion 1 protein 2 isoform X1 → MFHSHCLLLRKGPLGAIWLAAYCFKKLKKSLVMETDIPFSVDKILQDELNAVTYRVMAYLLLGIARIYSKKVEYLYTDCNKVLTEINEFVVRTKNSTRKGTKQTPYYAITLPERFELDEFDLGIIEDLTGSHTVSHEEITLKDNIWNNDIVLSLDQNHDQEITALHSVRCSDDTIFEDVFSPHLKEIEMQASTLHHYIMPEKCQVSTLSDEGYEVEVSTTIESADVKAIEQFDEDRRSDEEETWKEKMLQHGNVVPEASTEMVLTNSFSYEETVTVKTVSIIDRESSKNKKFSHEGCHSEGMYRERIQSDDEIKFFNGGNSINTSERSMEKLRDNTITLLDSMDIDMSLGAPIEPMKLIGMGSREGDNLKFPEMQSPEMKDCDGSRNDQLSISLDGVFDSKSPDFTGTKTPEFTTISTPANKERPRTSRKRKCIVDDTIVLPNEELKRSIRDARDLVSKRRKCPCSALTAWKASQISRLSFGFSMPLMSCVSPELRSLSVTGVNISKSTEPMKSPENLDVPSSSAFHTLVKRDSPVTNFETGEHSNEADISGSIAATYRSEQITTCVDRVAVSEASVPELSTSEPQISDGLEQIAIAPGTPVRCSTSARLFRSPDSPKVPNLNAQIKFCEVDELETDGWSGRTRMVAEYLLQNFTNQRIQSVKEAVNLSHLLSNKTRKESAGLFYEILVLKTKNCVDVKQDCAYGDILVWKLPSWGTAFGSGLSIMCED
- the LOC105435734 gene encoding sister chromatid cohesion 1 protein 2 isoform X2, whose translation is MFHSHCLLLRKGPLGAIWLAAYCFKKLKKSLVMETDIPFSVDKILQDELNAVTYRVMAYLLLGIARIYSKKVEYLYTDCNKVLTEINEFVVRTKNSTRKGTKQTPYYAITLPERFELDEFDLGIIEDLTGSHTVSHEEITLKDNIWNNDIVLSLDQNHDQEITALHSVRCSDDTIFEDVFSPHLKEIEMQASTLHHYIMPEKCQVSTLSDEGYEVEVSTTIESADVKAIEQFDEDRRSDEEETWKEKMLQHGNVVPEASTEMVLTNSFSYEETVTVKTVSIIDRESSKNKKFSHEGCHSEGMYRERIQSDDEIKFFNGGNSINTSERSMEKLRDNTITLLDSMDIDMSLGAPIEPMKLIGMGSREGDNLKFPEMQSPEMKDCDGSRNDQLSISLDGVFDSKSPDFTGTKTPEFTTISTPANKERPRTSRKRKCIVDDTIVLPNEELKRSIRDARDLVSKRRKCPCSALTAWKASQISRLSFGFSMPLMSCVSPELRSLSVTGVNISKSTEPMKSPENLDVPSSSAFHTLVKRDSPVTNFETGEHSNEADISGSIAATYRSEQITTCVDRVAVSEASVPELSTSEPQISDGLEQIAIAPGTPVRCSTSARLFRSPDSPKVPNLNAIKFCEVDELETDGWSGRTRMVAEYLLQNFTNQRIQSVKEAVNLSHLLSNKTRKESAGLFYEILVLKTKNCVDVKQDCAYGDILVWKLPSWGTAFGSGLSIMCED